Proteins encoded by one window of Salmonirosea aquatica:
- a CDS encoding ABC transporter ATP-binding protein — MNQETKSGQIFDLPTLRRLYTFVGPYKKQFFGLIAIILVSSVLAPVLPLMIKYTIDGPIAIGDYNELALMMAIMIGVLIVQGLVSFVNTYLSGWLGQYIIRDIRITLYEKIINLRLRFFDQTPIGRLVTRTISDVETLSNVFSDGMAAIAGDILQLVLIIAVMFYTDWKLSLISLSMIPLMLFSTYVFKEKIKDAFNEVRAAVSNLNSFVQEHITGMNIVQIFGSEETEYEKFEKINKEHRDSNIRSILYYSIYFPVADVIAAAGTGLVVWYGSKQILAQDVTFGTVTAFVMFIGLFFRPIRQLADRFNTLQMGIVSTDRILKLLDSNDYTENNGTYEPQTVRGKVEFKNVWFAYNEDEYVLKDINFHMNEGETIAFVGATGAGKSSVINLLSRFYDINKGEILIDNVDIHEYELTALRRHIGVVLQDVFLFSDTIENNITLGNPAITHDQIVEAAKLVGVHEFIERLPGGYQYNVMERGSTLSVGQRQLISFVRAMVHDPKITVLDEATSSVDSETEELIQHAIETLMQGRTAIVIAHRLSTIQKADKIIVLDKGEIKEQGTHEELLERNGFYANLYRMQYKEMV; from the coding sequence GTGAATCAGGAAACCAAAAGCGGCCAGATATTTGATCTTCCTACGCTCCGACGCCTTTATACCTTCGTAGGACCCTACAAAAAACAATTCTTCGGCCTGATAGCCATTATTCTGGTGAGCTCGGTGCTGGCACCCGTGCTGCCGTTGATGATCAAATATACCATCGATGGACCTATTGCGATTGGCGACTACAACGAACTGGCCCTGATGATGGCGATCATGATCGGGGTACTTATTGTGCAGGGTTTGGTTTCGTTTGTCAATACCTACCTGTCGGGGTGGCTCGGGCAGTACATCATTCGCGATATCCGTATAACGCTTTACGAAAAGATCATTAATCTGCGGCTGCGGTTTTTCGACCAGACCCCCATTGGCCGCCTTGTGACCCGTACCATTTCCGATGTAGAGACGCTTTCCAATGTATTCAGCGACGGTATGGCCGCCATCGCGGGTGATATCCTGCAATTAGTACTTATCATTGCGGTCATGTTCTACACCGACTGGAAACTCTCGCTCATCAGCCTGTCCATGATTCCGCTGATGTTGTTCAGTACCTACGTGTTCAAGGAAAAAATCAAGGATGCCTTCAACGAAGTACGGGCTGCCGTATCGAATCTTAACTCCTTTGTGCAGGAGCACATTACGGGTATGAATATCGTGCAGATTTTTGGGAGCGAGGAAACTGAGTATGAGAAATTTGAAAAAATCAATAAGGAGCACCGCGACTCCAATATCCGTTCGATCCTCTACTATTCCATCTACTTCCCCGTAGCCGATGTCATTGCGGCGGCGGGTACGGGACTGGTGGTATGGTATGGTTCCAAGCAAATTCTGGCGCAGGACGTGACCTTTGGTACCGTGACTGCCTTCGTGATGTTCATTGGGTTGTTTTTCCGTCCCATCCGCCAGTTGGCTGATCGCTTCAATACGCTTCAGATGGGTATCGTGAGTACCGACCGAATTCTGAAATTGCTTGATAGCAACGACTATACCGAAAACAACGGTACCTATGAACCCCAAACCGTACGGGGCAAGGTGGAGTTCAAGAACGTGTGGTTTGCCTACAATGAGGATGAATATGTACTGAAAGACATTAATTTCCACATGAACGAGGGCGAGACCATTGCTTTCGTGGGTGCCACTGGAGCGGGAAAATCGTCGGTGATCAATCTGTTGAGCCGTTTTTATGACATCAACAAAGGAGAAATCCTCATCGATAATGTGGATATCCATGAGTACGAACTGACCGCCCTGCGCCGCCACATCGGGGTCGTGTTGCAGGATGTGTTTCTGTTTTCGGATACCATTGAAAATAACATCACTTTGGGAAATCCTGCCATTACACACGATCAGATCGTGGAGGCTGCCAAGCTGGTGGGGGTACATGAATTCATCGAGCGCTTGCCTGGTGGCTATCAGTACAATGTGATGGAGCGGGGAAGCACCCTGTCGGTAGGACAGCGGCAGTTGATTTCGTTTGTGCGGGCCATGGTGCACGACCCGAAAATCACGGTCTTGGATGAAGCTACCTCATCGGTGGACAGCGAAACCGAAGAACTTATTCAACACGCCATCGAAACCCTCATGCAGGGCCGCACGGCCATCGTCATTGCGCACCGCCTGTCGACCATTCAGAAAGCCGACAAGATCATCGTGCTCGACAAGGGTGAAATCAAGGAGCAGGGTACCCACGAGGAACTGCTGGAACGGAACGGTTTCTACGCCAACCTCTACCGGATGCAGTATAAGGAGATGGTTTGA
- a CDS encoding DUF4126 domain-containing protein, giving the protein MELFLSIALGIGLSASTGFRIFIPALLANIACLYGWITPSENFAWLATWPAFFALLSATVVEIGAYYIPFVDNLLDTIAAPLSVVAGTLLTTSFVEIDDPVLRWGLGLIVGGGTAGLVQAGTSLLRLGSSKFTAGLGNPVVSTAENVASFGFSALAIFLPIVALVAVLGLLWWLFGRIRRFRRRKAV; this is encoded by the coding sequence ATGGAATTATTCCTCAGCATTGCTCTGGGCATCGGCCTCAGTGCCAGCACCGGATTTCGTATATTTATCCCGGCGTTACTGGCCAACATCGCCTGCCTGTATGGTTGGATCACGCCCTCCGAAAACTTCGCCTGGTTGGCTACCTGGCCAGCTTTTTTTGCGCTGCTAAGCGCTACGGTGGTTGAAATTGGCGCGTACTACATCCCGTTTGTGGACAATTTGCTCGATACCATTGCCGCCCCCCTTTCGGTGGTGGCAGGTACCTTGCTCACCACCTCGTTTGTGGAAATTGACGATCCCGTGCTCAGATGGGGACTGGGCCTTATCGTGGGCGGAGGTACCGCCGGACTGGTGCAGGCAGGTACCAGTCTGCTGCGGCTGGGTTCTTCGAAATTCACCGCGGGGCTAGGCAATCCGGTCGTGTCAACGGCCGAGAATGTGGCTTCCTTTGGATTTTCGGCGCTGGCTATTTTCTTACCGATTGTGGCTTTGGTGGCCGTTTTGGGGTTATTGTGGTGGCTGTTTGGACGGATCAGGCGATTTCGCAGGAGAAAGGCGGTTTAA
- a CDS encoding helix-turn-helix domain-containing protein produces MTERIPIHQLPSDEASVPALKIFRFKNSPPEEAESASSLPITPLPTNAPHRHTYYEILFIEEGQGFHEIDFRTYPIQGAGMHFLMPGQVHLLHFTSSCAGYIVAFSEDFYAFYNPESQSLANYAFFRSTQRHPVLALEPHERTYFHNLLENMVTDHLTSDAGNAMTGKYLGLLLQKCSLLARKYEAEQPTTFATPDLVRRFQELVDKYFREQHAVQHYAEVLQVSPDYLSKSIKKHLGVAASDHIQTKLLLEAKRLLVFTSMSSKEITYALHIEDPSYFGRLFKRKTGLTPNEYRASVRKSAIL; encoded by the coding sequence ATGACCGAGCGTATCCCCATTCACCAACTTCCTTCCGATGAAGCTTCCGTCCCGGCGCTGAAGATTTTTCGCTTCAAAAATAGTCCCCCGGAAGAAGCAGAGAGCGCTTCTTCCCTACCCATCACGCCTCTGCCCACCAATGCGCCGCACCGGCATACCTACTACGAAATTCTGTTCATTGAAGAAGGGCAGGGATTTCATGAAATCGATTTCCGCACCTACCCCATCCAGGGTGCTGGGATGCATTTTCTGATGCCCGGACAGGTACACCTCCTCCACTTTACGAGTTCCTGCGCGGGCTACATCGTAGCTTTTTCCGAAGACTTTTACGCGTTTTATAACCCTGAAAGTCAGAGCCTGGCGAATTATGCCTTTTTCCGATCTACCCAACGGCATCCGGTGCTGGCCCTGGAACCCCATGAACGTACCTATTTTCATAACCTGTTAGAAAATATGGTGACCGATCATCTTACTTCCGATGCCGGCAATGCTATGACCGGAAAGTACCTCGGGCTATTGTTGCAAAAGTGCAGCCTCCTCGCCCGTAAATACGAGGCGGAACAGCCCACCACTTTTGCTACGCCCGATCTGGTCCGGCGTTTTCAGGAACTGGTGGATAAGTATTTTCGCGAACAGCACGCCGTACAGCACTACGCGGAGGTACTTCAGGTTTCGCCAGACTACCTGAGCAAATCCATCAAGAAGCACTTGGGCGTGGCGGCAAGCGACCATATCCAGACCAAGCTCCTGCTGGAAGCGAAGCGCCTGCTGGTCTTTACCTCTATGAGCAGTAAGGAAATTACCTACGCGCTGCATATCGAAGACCCCTCCTACTTCGGTCGGCTTTTCAAGCGCAAAACCGGACTTACCCCTAACGAATACCGGGCCTCGGTACGGAAAAGTGCCATACTTTGA
- a CDS encoding glycoside hydrolase family 88 protein, with product MKIKNNLTAADLQPKLDRLWQLSGEKINLLNAQYDPAKGSPVFTVRGEYTTRGWTEWTEGFRYGAEVLQYDATGDEQFLTAAKAHTVQQMASHVGHFGVHDHGFNNVSTYGNLVRLMNEGRIAEQEWERNFYEIALKISGAVQAKRWTPIKDGGYIYSFNGPHSLFVDTIRSVRALMVSHLLGHSLMGENDLKTSLLERGVMHALATAKYALYYGEGRDTYDVWGRAAHESVFNVNDGNYRCPNTQQGFSGFTTWTRGLAWAMVGFPEQLETLAYFTDEELAPFGGREAVEAIYLKAARATCDFFIDNTAADGIPYWDTGAPQLYKLGAYTEEKSNPYNPYEPIDSSAAAIGAQGLLRLGKYLSDKGRTDEGNRYWQAGLTSLDTLFDEPYLSTDPQHQGLILHSVYHQPNGWDYIPEGQQVPCGESSMWGDYHAREVALYIQRIIKDQPYYSYLGAVK from the coding sequence ATGAAAATTAAAAATAACCTGACCGCTGCGGACTTGCAACCCAAACTTGACCGTCTGTGGCAGTTATCAGGAGAGAAAATCAACCTGCTCAACGCGCAGTACGACCCTGCCAAGGGCTCACCCGTATTTACCGTCAGGGGTGAGTACACGACACGTGGCTGGACTGAATGGACCGAAGGTTTTCGCTATGGAGCCGAGGTACTTCAGTATGACGCCACGGGCGACGAGCAGTTTCTAACGGCCGCCAAAGCCCATACGGTACAGCAAATGGCCTCGCACGTGGGACACTTCGGAGTACACGACCACGGTTTCAACAACGTAAGTACCTATGGCAATTTGGTACGCCTGATGAACGAAGGCCGGATCGCGGAACAGGAATGGGAACGTAATTTCTACGAGATAGCGCTGAAAATTTCCGGGGCGGTACAGGCCAAACGTTGGACGCCCATTAAAGACGGGGGGTACATCTATTCATTCAATGGCCCGCATTCGTTATTTGTAGATACCATCCGCTCGGTACGCGCTTTGATGGTTTCGCATTTGTTGGGCCATAGTTTGATGGGCGAGAACGACCTGAAAACCAGCCTTCTGGAACGCGGCGTGATGCATGCCTTAGCTACGGCCAAATACGCGCTGTATTACGGCGAAGGTCGTGACACGTACGACGTATGGGGTCGCGCCGCACATGAGTCTGTTTTCAACGTCAACGACGGCAACTACCGCTGTCCGAATACTCAGCAGGGCTTTTCGGGCTTCACCACCTGGACGCGCGGCCTGGCCTGGGCGATGGTAGGTTTTCCTGAACAACTCGAAACCCTGGCCTACTTTACCGATGAAGAATTAGCTCCGTTTGGTGGACGCGAGGCCGTAGAAGCGATCTACCTCAAAGCTGCCCGCGCTACCTGCGATTTCTTCATTGACAACACCGCTGCCGATGGTATTCCTTACTGGGATACGGGCGCACCACAGCTCTATAAACTGGGTGCTTATACCGAAGAGAAATCGAACCCATATAATCCCTACGAACCCATTGATAGTTCAGCGGCCGCTATCGGCGCGCAGGGTTTATTGCGATTGGGCAAATACCTCAGCGATAAAGGTCGAACCGACGAAGGTAACCGCTATTGGCAGGCCGGACTTACGTCGCTGGACACGCTGTTCGACGAACCCTACCTATCCACTGATCCGCAACATCAGGGCCTGATCCTGCACTCGGTATACCATCAGCCCAATGGCTGGGACTACATTCCTGAAGGACAGCAGGTACCCTGCGGCGAGTCGAGCATGTGGGGCGATTACCACGCCCGGGAGGTAGCCCTATATATCCAGCGGATTATCAAAGACCAACCGTATTATTCGTATTTGGGGGCAGTAAAGTAG
- a CDS encoding sugar phosphate isomerase/epimerase family protein, which produces MNLDRCCIHTITTKPWTLAESVEHYAAAGVKGISVWQNAVEGMTHAQAGDLIRRNGLDVVSYVRGGFYPHTSAAERAKAIDHNKKLIEEAAALGAPLIVLVCGASPDQPLEVSRQQIREGIEATLPLAEQMGVKLAIEPLHPMYAADRSAINSLAQANEMAEAIGSAQVGIAVDVYHVWWEPNLEAEIKRCGTHGNLLAYHVCDWKVNTVDMLNDRGLMGEGCIDVKKISSWVDQTGFDGYVEVEIFSNIHWATDQHEFLGKIVQAFEERV; this is translated from the coding sequence ATGAACCTCGACCGCTGCTGCATCCATACCATTACCACCAAACCCTGGACTCTGGCCGAGTCAGTAGAACACTACGCCGCGGCGGGAGTAAAAGGCATTAGTGTGTGGCAAAATGCCGTGGAAGGCATGACTCACGCCCAGGCGGGTGACCTCATTCGCCGGAACGGGCTGGATGTGGTATCTTACGTACGGGGCGGATTTTATCCCCACACAAGTGCTGCTGAACGCGCCAAAGCCATCGACCATAACAAAAAACTAATCGAGGAAGCCGCCGCGCTGGGTGCACCGCTCATCGTGTTGGTGTGTGGCGCCTCGCCCGACCAACCGCTGGAAGTGTCGCGTCAACAAATCCGGGAAGGCATCGAAGCTACCCTACCCCTGGCCGAGCAAATGGGCGTCAAACTGGCCATCGAACCCCTGCACCCAATGTACGCTGCCGACCGCTCGGCTATCAACTCCCTTGCTCAGGCCAATGAAATGGCCGAGGCCATCGGTTCTGCGCAGGTAGGTATTGCCGTAGATGTGTACCACGTCTGGTGGGAACCCAATCTGGAAGCCGAAATCAAGCGCTGCGGAACCCATGGCAATCTGCTGGCCTACCACGTCTGCGACTGGAAAGTCAATACCGTGGATATGCTCAACGATCGGGGCCTCATGGGCGAAGGCTGCATCGATGTAAAGAAAATCAGTAGCTGGGTGGATCAAACCGGCTTTGATGGCTATGTGGAAGTCGAGATTTTCTCCAATATCCACTGGGCTACCGACCAGCACGAGTTTCTGGGCAAGATCGTTCAGGCGTTTGAAGAAAGAGTCTAG
- a CDS encoding Gfo/Idh/MocA family protein codes for MTTHTIGIIMNGVTGRMGTNQHLLRSIAAIRQQGGVKLSADEVIMPDPILVGRNEAKLKDLCERSGVDKYTTDLDSVMSDPQYQVYFDAQVTGRRATAVKKAIEAGKHIYCEKPTGTSVAEAMELYELAEKAGIKHGVVQDKLWLPGMLKLKRLMENDFFGEILSVRGEFGYWVFEGHSVPAQRPSWNYRKEDDGGIIVDMLCHWRYVLDNLFGNVKSVSCLGATHIAERIDEQGNPYKCTADDACYATFELEGGVIAQFNSSWTTRVRRDDLLTLHVDGTKGSAVAGLRECVTQHYGNTPKPVWNPDIKQPIDFFDGWSKVPEQEVFDNAFKAQWELFLKHIVKDTPFPWGLKEGAKGVQLAELGIESWEKRCWVDVEAL; via the coding sequence ATGACAACACATACCATCGGAATTATCATGAACGGCGTTACGGGCCGTATGGGTACCAACCAGCACTTGTTGCGGTCCATTGCCGCCATTCGCCAGCAGGGCGGGGTGAAACTGTCGGCCGACGAGGTCATCATGCCCGACCCCATTCTGGTCGGTCGCAACGAGGCCAAACTGAAAGATTTGTGCGAGCGCTCAGGCGTGGACAAGTACACCACCGATCTGGATTCGGTCATGAGTGATCCGCAGTATCAGGTTTATTTCGACGCTCAGGTGACGGGTCGCCGGGCGACGGCCGTCAAGAAGGCCATCGAAGCCGGCAAGCACATTTACTGCGAGAAGCCGACGGGCACCTCCGTCGCCGAAGCGATGGAACTCTATGAATTGGCCGAAAAAGCCGGTATCAAGCATGGCGTGGTGCAGGACAAACTATGGCTGCCCGGCATGCTGAAGCTGAAACGCCTGATGGAAAATGATTTCTTCGGCGAAATTCTGTCGGTGCGCGGTGAATTTGGCTACTGGGTTTTTGAAGGTCATAGCGTACCGGCCCAGCGTCCATCCTGGAACTACCGCAAGGAAGACGACGGAGGCATCATCGTGGACATGCTCTGTCACTGGCGCTACGTGCTGGACAATCTGTTTGGCAACGTAAAATCCGTTTCGTGCCTGGGTGCTACCCACATTGCCGAGCGCATCGACGAGCAGGGCAATCCCTATAAATGTACCGCCGACGACGCCTGCTACGCCACTTTTGAACTGGAAGGCGGCGTGATCGCACAATTCAATTCTTCCTGGACTACCCGCGTCCGACGCGACGATTTGCTTACCTTGCACGTGGATGGTACCAAAGGCTCGGCCGTAGCCGGTCTGCGCGAGTGCGTGACGCAGCACTATGGCAACACGCCTAAGCCCGTCTGGAACCCCGACATCAAACAACCGATTGATTTCTTCGATGGATGGTCCAAGGTACCTGAGCAGGAAGTATTCGACAATGCTTTCAAAGCGCAATGGGAGCTTTTCCTGAAACATATCGTGAAGGACACGCCATTCCCCTGGGGATTGAAGGAAGGTGCCAAAGGCGTTCAACTCGCCGAACTGGGCATCGAAAGCTGGGAAAAGCGGTGCTGGGTGGATGTGGAGGCATTGTAG
- a CDS encoding 3-ketoacyl-ACP reductase, translating into MKTALITGGSRGIGLGIAQCLAREGYNLAINGVRPEEAVQETLNDLRELGTEVIYCQGSIASADDRARIVHEVYKKWGTLHVLVNNAGIAPKQRLDLLDTTPESFRDLLDTNLEGPFFLTQAIANRMASAKEADAGFQGTIVFVTSISATVASINRGEYCISKAGLAMTAALFAVKMAEYGIPVYEVRPGVIATDMTSKVQSKYDQLFDGGMALQPRWGTPDDVGKAVASLVRGDFPYSTGQVIHVDGGMLIDRL; encoded by the coding sequence ATGAAAACAGCACTCATTACTGGAGGAAGCCGGGGCATCGGTCTGGGTATTGCACAATGCCTGGCCCGCGAGGGATATAATCTGGCCATCAATGGGGTACGTCCCGAAGAGGCCGTGCAGGAAACGCTGAACGACCTGCGGGAACTCGGTACCGAAGTGATCTATTGCCAGGGTAGCATTGCCTCCGCCGACGACCGGGCCCGCATTGTGCATGAAGTCTATAAAAAATGGGGTACCCTCCATGTGCTGGTCAACAACGCGGGCATCGCGCCTAAACAGCGCCTCGACCTACTGGATACCACGCCTGAAAGTTTCCGCGACTTGCTGGACACCAACCTGGAAGGCCCCTTTTTCCTGACCCAGGCTATTGCTAACCGCATGGCAAGCGCCAAAGAAGCCGACGCTGGCTTTCAGGGTACCATCGTCTTTGTCACGTCCATATCCGCGACGGTCGCCAGTATCAATCGGGGTGAGTATTGTATTTCCAAAGCTGGGCTGGCCATGACTGCTGCGCTGTTTGCCGTTAAAATGGCTGAGTACGGCATTCCGGTGTATGAAGTACGTCCTGGTGTGATCGCCACCGATATGACGTCTAAAGTCCAGTCGAAATACGATCAGCTGTTCGATGGCGGTATGGCGCTGCAACCCCGCTGGGGTACCCCCGACGACGTGGGCAAAGCCGTAGCTTCGCTCGTGCGCGGCGATTTCCCCTACTCCACCGGACAGGTAATTCACGTGGACGGCGGTATGTTGATTGACAGACTTTAA
- a CDS encoding NB-ARC domain-containing protein, with amino-acid sequence MNPLKAELPNIAGIVLSGIAMTACGTVLPDPSIAFKVVDALAPNFAHQFLSGMDYRRFKDFLVRPHPGDLNHDLDQLMKDALLQALHHIETAYLEKLEAETDFTLWQKAKDRPFEEVKRAFKLLRKNLLREEEYQKEFGESLSDDEKIDFDLSIWLRDGSWTGLPKLTNELFKFPEIENEERWQELKNYFEENLPWIYDLSFKEALKDERNLKAYKAFQMFVLETVVQQNSDTHLKLDEIKITLLALENNLQTQSQAVLNNLLENDIRQLRKEINRTFGKVIAEIIRSEKRIIDSVNSKGNEIIEKLNSINPVGERNPVIEKHLIKEPFRPTVFLGRQDDIEDIRRILFDENHLLLLVNGKGGVGKTSLASRYYHEYQEQYSHMAWVLRETSIGDAILALAPNLHIQFDPLQSRNERLDILLTRLSNLKKPCLLVIDNANDYEDLNTYYKLLNRCSNFHILLTTRITEFGQARTKEIRSLPKETALELFQRYYPAVAHEEQARFDALYTAVNGNTLVLELMAKQLKEANDLREKYRLADLIADLQTKGIFRLQHSSEVQLNYQKYQKARPEDVIAALYDLEELSDDERKLGSVMAVLPPEGIQIKTLDILLPETAWWDNALKKLALKGWLDFNRKEKEIKISPVVQEIIRNKNADRLPADSLLLINSLSNELAYEGWSEKVHGENPDYKETSLYALYAESVLNACLSEEYATILLAKRVMRHYSNYLNNEKAKTWFARIETILADKNSNDWLFLNAATQSIMGDVYKSEGRTSETLGCYQKDLEISKSLHERYPEQVSYKNGLGIAYQRLGDVYKSEGRMSETLGCYQKDLEISKSLHERYPEQVFYKNGLGIAYERLGDVHRSEGRMSEALGCYQKYLELMSSLHESYPEQVDYQYSYGTSLIFLGDVMEEMGNSGKEHFLIAYDVYKNLLQKVPNHADARQNFNWVKRKLGK; translated from the coding sequence ATGAATCCATTAAAAGCTGAACTTCCCAACATCGCCGGAATTGTACTTTCGGGTATCGCTATGACTGCCTGTGGTACGGTTTTGCCAGACCCGAGTATTGCATTCAAAGTGGTTGACGCGCTTGCGCCTAACTTTGCCCATCAGTTTCTGTCAGGAATGGATTATCGTCGTTTTAAAGATTTCCTGGTAAGGCCCCACCCCGGAGATTTAAACCACGATCTGGACCAGTTGATGAAGGATGCGCTGCTACAGGCCTTGCATCATATAGAAACTGCCTACCTGGAAAAGCTGGAAGCTGAAACGGACTTCACGTTATGGCAAAAAGCAAAGGACAGGCCCTTTGAAGAAGTCAAACGGGCTTTTAAGCTGCTTAGAAAAAATCTATTGCGGGAAGAGGAATACCAAAAGGAATTTGGGGAGTCGCTCAGCGATGATGAAAAGATTGATTTTGATCTTTCTATTTGGTTAAGGGATGGCTCATGGACTGGCCTGCCTAAGCTTACAAATGAGCTTTTTAAATTCCCTGAAATTGAAAACGAAGAAAGATGGCAGGAGTTGAAGAACTATTTTGAAGAAAATCTTCCCTGGATTTACGATTTATCCTTCAAGGAAGCCCTGAAAGACGAGCGGAACCTGAAAGCCTATAAAGCTTTTCAGATGTTTGTGCTTGAAACGGTGGTCCAGCAAAATAGTGACACACACCTGAAACTGGACGAAATAAAAATAACCCTGCTTGCCCTGGAAAATAATTTGCAAACGCAAAGCCAGGCAGTACTGAATAACCTCCTTGAAAACGACATACGACAATTAAGAAAGGAAATTAACCGCACTTTTGGTAAAGTAATCGCCGAAATTATACGATCTGAAAAACGAATCATTGATTCCGTAAATAGTAAAGGGAATGAAATCATAGAAAAACTAAATTCAATTAATCCGGTTGGTGAAAGGAATCCGGTTATTGAAAAACATCTTATCAAGGAACCCTTTCGTCCCACTGTCTTTTTGGGTCGGCAGGATGATATAGAAGATATTCGACGGATTTTGTTTGATGAAAACCATTTGTTGCTCTTGGTAAATGGCAAGGGAGGAGTAGGAAAAACATCCCTTGCTTCCCGTTACTATCACGAGTATCAGGAGCAATACAGCCACATGGCCTGGGTACTCAGAGAGACGTCCATTGGCGATGCGATTCTGGCATTGGCTCCGAATCTGCATATTCAGTTTGACCCGCTTCAATCGCGAAATGAGCGCCTTGATATTCTCCTGACCAGACTGTCGAACCTGAAAAAGCCCTGCCTGCTTGTCATAGATAATGCGAATGACTACGAAGACCTGAATACCTACTACAAGCTGCTAAACCGATGTTCAAATTTTCATATTCTTTTGACTACGCGAATTACCGAATTCGGGCAAGCCCGTACCAAGGAAATCAGGAGTTTGCCCAAAGAAACAGCCCTGGAACTGTTTCAAAGATACTACCCTGCCGTAGCCCATGAAGAACAAGCCCGTTTTGATGCACTTTATACGGCCGTAAACGGGAATACCCTGGTGCTGGAGCTGATGGCCAAGCAACTCAAAGAGGCAAATGACCTACGCGAAAAATACCGGTTGGCTGATTTGATCGCTGACCTGCAAACGAAGGGTATTTTCCGGTTGCAGCACAGCAGTGAAGTGCAACTGAATTATCAGAAATATCAAAAGGCCAGGCCTGAGGATGTCATTGCGGCCCTGTATGATTTGGAAGAACTGAGCGATGACGAAAGAAAACTAGGCTCTGTGATGGCGGTTTTGCCACCGGAAGGTATCCAAATAAAAACGTTAGATATCCTTTTACCGGAAACAGCCTGGTGGGACAACGCCCTTAAAAAACTGGCACTTAAAGGCTGGCTGGATTTTAACCGGAAGGAGAAAGAAATAAAAATAAGCCCCGTAGTTCAGGAAATAATCAGAAATAAGAATGCTGACCGATTACCTGCTGATTCCTTATTACTGATAAACAGCCTAAGTAATGAATTGGCCTATGAAGGCTGGTCTGAGAAAGTACATGGCGAAAATCCAGACTATAAAGAAACCAGCCTGTATGCCCTGTATGCCGAAAGTGTTTTGAACGCCTGCCTTTCTGAAGAATATGCGACAATCCTGTTAGCCAAAAGAGTAATGCGGCATTACAGTAATTATTTAAATAACGAAAAAGCGAAAACATGGTTTGCCAGAATTGAGACTATTTTGGCTGACAAGAACTCAAATGATTGGCTTTTTCTCAATGCTGCAACACAAAGCATTATGGGCGATGTGTATAAATCGGAAGGTCGGACGAGTGAGACCCTGGGCTGTTATCAAAAAGACCTTGAAATCTCAAAATCCCTGCATGAGCGCTACCCCGAGCAGGTTTCTTACAAAAATGGATTGGGGATTGCCTATCAGCGATTAGGGGATGTGTACAAATCGGAAGGTCGGATGAGTGAGACCCTGGGCTGTTATCAAAAAGACCTTGAAATCTCAAAATCCCTGCATGAGCGCTACCCCGAGCAGGTTTTTTACAAAAATGGATTGGGGATTGCCTACGAACGATTAGGGGATGTGCATCGATCGGAAGGTCGGATGAGTGAGGCCCTGGGCTGTTATCAAAAATACCTTGAACTGATGAGTTCTCTTCATGAGAGCTACCCCGAGCAGGTTGATTACCAATACAGTTATGGTACAAGCTTAATTTTTCTGGGTGATGTGATGGAAGAAATGGGAAATAGCGGTAAGGAACATTTTCTAATAGCCTATGACGTGTATAAAAATCTTCTTCAAAAAGTGCCCAACCACGCTGATGCCCGCCAAAATTTTAATTGGGTAAAAAGAAAATTGGGTAAGTAA